In Camelina sativa cultivar DH55 chromosome 13, Cs, whole genome shotgun sequence, the genomic window CTGGCCTGgctatatatgttttcttttacaaTATAACTAAGCATTTTAGATCCCAAACACTGACAATTCATCCATTTATCTCAGGCTTGGAATGGCATTCTAATCTTCTACCAAAACAAGACCTCATTTCCCCACGCAACTTGCCTCATTGTATTATTGATTCATACGAGGAATCCCGTGCTCCTCCGCAGCTCTTTCTTCTCGACAAGTATAAATTTTCAGTACATCTTGGATATTTTCATCNNNNNNNNNNNNNaaaaaaaaaaaaaaaaaaaaaaaatatatatatatataatatccaaTCCCTTcacagtttttcttttctactgTTTTTCCAGGTTTGATGTTGCTGGGTCCGGGTCATGCTTGAAGCGTTACTCTGATCCATCTTTGTTGAAGTCGTCTACTCCATCAAAACTCATCAAAGATGAGAGACCACGTAAATCAAAGGTATTCATGTATGCTGGTTTTACTATGCTGCCCCACTCTGCATCTGAAGTGCATATTTTTTGGTATTACTTATGATCAAATATTTTCTCAACTCACAGAAGAAAGGATCTCACACAACTGGTAAAGAGGCATCTGGGGATTCACGGACATCACATGCCAAGTGAGCACTCATGCTCTATATCTACTTCTGTTTCTGTCCTAATTCCTATGTCTTAACTTCTTTATGATCGGCACTTTGATTTGGTGGCACGACCTACTCTTTGGATTGTACAGGTTGCATCAGCTATTCTTTTTGGAGCATGTTGAGAACGAACAGGAAAATCCTGAATTCCATGTGAGGCTGAAGAGGAGGCAGTTGAATGGACCGCCATTTAACGCAAGCTCCGGGACAAGTTACATGGAGAAATTCCTCAAGAATTCGTCGCCGTATTGTGAAAGAGTTCATGGGACTCTGGATCAGTCATCTCCGGCAATCGAAACTGAAGTTACAGTATGCAGCGTACGAGAAGAGTTACAAACACCTTCCCTAGTTTATCCAAACAGTGGAGACACTAGCAAATACAATGAGATGGAGACTGAATCTATTGCTGATGATGAAAGACTTGAAATTCCGGTTAATGAGAAGTCTTTACCGAGCATAAAGGGAGGACCAGATATTTGTTTAGAAAGAAGCTCTTCTGTGAATTCGTGTTGCAAGGCGAACAATGAAACAGATACACCTGTTTCCATGGAGTCAGAAGCAAAGGAAGCAGACAGTGATGACATGGCTAGCTGTGACCTTGGATTTCCTGGATTTGGTCAGACGCAGATCTGTACTAATGCAGAGGTGACTCAAACTCTGTTGCACCACTCACCAAAGGAAGGAGAATCTTCTAGTCTTTTGTGCACTGATTTCGAGAGATCTTCTCTTGAAGGTAAGCCATATGAAGCTGAACAAACATCTTTCAGTTTGTCTTGTTATGAGAATCCTGCAAATCTTGCCGAAGATTCTGGAAGTCGTTTGGAGCTTCAGTCTAATATAGCAAATGCTGATAATATGGGGTTGAAATCATCTGAAGCTTGCGAAGTATTTGAAGACGGAAGAGATCCGATGCTTAATATTTCCCCTGAAACTCATCCAGAGCATCTGTTAAAGCTTACACAAGTGTCATACGACGCGTTCGAGGGTGGGACCAATGTTGATCATTCTCAACATGTTTTCAGTGT contains:
- the LOC104734130 gene encoding protein SCAR4-like translates to MTLTRYQIRNEYDLADKDLYQSSSAHKDDPEAFLEAASMAGLVGVLRQLGDLAVFAAEVFHCLHEEMMTTAARGHGLAFRLQHLEAHFPSFEIPLLSQTDHSPFYYHPGLEWHSNLLPKQDLISPRNLPHCIIDSYEESRAPPQLFLLDKFDVAGSGSCLKRYSDPSLLKSSTPSKLIKDERPRKSKKKGSHTTGKEASGDSRTSHAKLHQLFFLEHVENEQENPEFHVRLKRRQLNGPPFNASSGTSYMEKFLKNSSPYCERVHGTLDQSSPAIETEVTVCSVREELQTPSLVYPNSGDTSKYNEMETESIADDERLEIPVNEKSLPSIKGGPDICLERSSSVNSCCKANNETDTPVSMESEAKEADSDDMASCDLGFPGFGQTQICTNAEVTQTLLHHSPKEGESSSLLCTDFERSSLEGKPYEAEQTSFSLSCYENPANLAEDSGSRLELQSNIANADNMGLKSSEACEVFEDGRDPMLNISPETHPEHLLKLTQVSYDAFEGGTNVDHSQHVFSVDTGSEISLSALVEDQFSSMTNQEVEPLEPEDISSEAGHSIPDSKSSLKETPSALESDFILPNPYIITLDDLENKTNSQDISSTNPKQFKHISTSEISSENGTLMSHTPRELHTGCSNLSVSSSREDVLANPDLAEISSHSGQEDPQTMSIVADDDSSAPEEPIPDTPRLGTCFAGDVDHDNHTGLNNKADTMPEIDLETISEPQENLLGTEECLSPEYCLQTQNQGEESPSETGSANPITASVESLPTQSGPVGVQVSTSEEALTYNETLFPSSIAEIEALHAPNLETFTSLNDHISESVL